TGCGGTCATCGCGGCCGTTGCGCTCGGCACGCTCCTCGCCCGAGGCGCGCTCACCGCGGCCGTCGGACTGCTCGGAGTTGCCCGTTGAGCGGCTGGAGGAACGACGACGGCGCCCGCGACGGCCGCCCTCCTCCTCGCCATCACCGCTGGCCTGTCCAGAACCGCCGGAGCCTGCGGCAGCGTCCTCGCTCTTGCTCGGCTGCTGCGGAGCCTCGGTCTTCGGGGCGGCCGCCTTCTCCGGGATCTCCACGGCGAGCTGCGCCGGAGCCTCCTGCTGCTGAGCCGCAGCGCCTCGGCGGGACGAACCGCCCTGACGCTCACGGATGGCAGCGATCAGATCTCCCTTACGCATTCCCGTGGTGTCGGAAATCCCGAGTTCGCCTGCGAGCTGTCGAAGCTCGGCAAGCACCATCCCGGAGAGACCACCTCGGCGACGGGCAGGCGCGCCATTCGACTGCGTCACGACATCCCCCTGACCTGCGGCGTCCTGGCGTGAACTCGGCTCACCCGTCTCTGTCTGGCCCGCGGCTGATCCGGCGGTGGCCGCCTCGCCGCTCAACAATTCGGTGTTGCTCACAAATGTCCTTCCTGACCGGTCCGCGCCTCTCTACGCGGGCCAGCGGACCTGTCGCACTGCGGATGCAGGGCGACAGTGTGGGCGAAGGCGAAGATTCCTGACAGCGACCTGTCCTGGAGGTTCCGTACCTACGCGCACCCTGCTCGCTCGCTACCGGCGATTCCTGACGCTGACACCCCGTATCCACGAGGACGACGGGACCGCTTTCGCGGGCTCCCTCTGCCACCAGGGCGTTCGGGTACTCACCAGCGTTGACCTCATATGGAGAGTGAAGAGACCAGCGTTAGGTGAGAGATGCGGCCCGAATACCGACGCTTCGGGCACTGCACCGGCGCCCCTGCGCCCGGTGACTGATCTCCTCCGAGGGTAGACCGCTGACCAACCACATGCAACAACGGACCTGCCAGTGTGTCCCCCCGTAGTGAGCGCAAGCCTACGCCCACGAGCTCGCCCCCAGTATGCCGCCCCCTTCACCCATTATTCGATCGATATTCGTACTCCTGTGGTGTCGACGGGTACCGAATAGGCCGAGAAGCCCGCGAGATCGACGTCCTCGGGCAATACGCCGTCCGCAGGCAGGGCGAAGACCGTTGGGCCCGCCCCGGAGACCGCAGCGGGCACGCCCGCCGCACGCAGCGCCGTCACCAATGCCATCGTGTCCGGCCAGGCCGCCGCCCGATGCCGCTGATGCAGCCGGTCCTCGGTGGCGGCGAGCAGCAACTCCGGATGGCCGGTCAGCGCCGCCACCGCGAGGGAGGACCGGCCCAGCGCGAAGGAGGCGTCGGCCAGCGGAACCCGCTCCGGCAGCAAGCCCCTGGTCACGGCGGTCGCGGACTCGGTAGCCGGCACCAGTACCACCGGTCGCAGCGCGGCGTGCGGTTCGAGCCGCAATGCCCGGAACGGTCCCTCAGCGCCGTCGCGCCAGGCGATCACCAAGCCGCCGAGCAGGCTGGCGGCGGCATTGTCGGCGTGGCCTTCGAAGCGTGCGGCAAGATCCAGTGCTCGCTCGTCCAACGCCCGTCCGACCAGGGCGAATCCCGCCGCGATTCCCGCCACCACGGCCGCAGCCGAGGAGCCGAGGCCCCGTGAGTGCGGGATGGTGTTGGCGCAGCGGATGATCAGCCCCGGCATCGATTCGCCCGCGTCCGATACGGCCGCTTGCACCGCCCGGAACAGCAGATGTCGCTCGTCCAGGGGCACCACACCGGCCCCGGCGCCCTCGATCTCGATCAGCAGTCCGGCCGGAGCCGTCTCCACCGTCACCACATCGTGCCAACCGAGGGCGAGCCCTAGGGCGTCGAACCCGGAGCCCAGGTTGGCCGTGGAGGCGGGCACCGTGATCCGCAACCGCGTCACACCAGCTCCAGTGCCCTCGCCACCGCCGCCGGGTCGACCGGCAACGGCTCGACCCGGACCGAGGTGCTCAGCGCGGTGTCCGGGTCCTTCAGCCCATGGCCGGTCACGGTGCAGACCACCACCGAGCCCGGAGGCACCCGACCCTCCTCGACACTCTTGAGCAGGCCTGCGACGCCCGCGGCCGACGCAGGCTCCACGAACACGCCCTCGCGCTGGGCGAGCAGCCGATACGCCGCCAGGATCTCCTCGTCGGTCACGGCGCCGAAAAGCCCGTTCGAGGCGTCCTTGGCGGCCACCGCACCCGCCCAGGAAGCCGGGCTGCCCACCCGGATGGCGGTGGCGATGGTCTCGGGTTCGGCCACCGGCCTGCCATGCACCAGCGGAGCTGCGCCCGCAGCCTGGAATCCGAACATCCGGGGTGTCGAGTCGACGACGCCGTCGGCGGCGTATTCCGCGTAACCCCGCCAATAGGCGGTGATGTTTCCCGCATTACCGACCGGGAGGAAATGCAGATCCGGTGCGCGACCGAGTTCGTCGCACACCTCGAACGCCGCGGTCTTCTGCCCTTCGATACGCACCGGATTCACCGAGTTGACCAGGGTGATCGGATGTTCGGCCGAGGTCTTGCGGGCGAGTTCCAGGCAGTCGTCGAAATTGCCGTCCACCTGCAGGATGCGGGCGCCATAGGCGACGGCCTGGGCCATCTTGCCCAGCGCGATCTTCCCGCTCGGGACCAGGACCGCGCAGGTCATCCCCGCCCGGGCCGAGTACGCCGCCGCCGAGGCCGAGGTGTTGCCGGTGGAGGCGCAGATCACCGCCTTGCTGCCCTCGGCCAGCGCGTGGGTCATCGCCGCCGTCATACCCCGGTCCTTGAAGGATCCGGTCGGATTGGAGCCCTCGACCTTGAGATACACCGCCGCGCCCGAACGATCGCTCAGGTACGGCGCGGGCAGCAGTGGGGTGCCGCCCTCGTGCAGGGTGACGATCCGCGCGTCGGTCGGAATGGCGATGCGATCCCGATAGGCGGCGATCACCCCCGGCCAGTTCGACCGTGCCGAGCCACCGACGCCCGCCGGACGTGCCCGGTCGACGGCTGAGTCGACCACCGACGCATTGCCGCTCACGCTTCCTCACCCTCTACTCGCATGACGCTGACCACCTCGCGCACCGCGGGAAGTCCCGCGAGTTTGTCCACTGTCGACCGCAGCGCCGCATCGCTGGCGGTGTGGGTGACCAGCACCAGGCTGGCCTCGTCGCTGCGACCCTCCTGCCGCACGATGGCGATGCTCACATCGTGCTCGGCGAAGACCAAGGCGACCTGGGAGAGCACACCGGTCCGGTCCGCGACGTCCAGGCTGACGTGGTACCTCGTCGGGGTCTCTCCCATCGGGCGCACCGGAAGTCGCGCATAGGCCGACTCCCTCGGCCCGT
This Actinoalloteichus hymeniacidonis DNA region includes the following protein-coding sequences:
- the thrB gene encoding homoserine kinase, which gives rise to MTRLRITVPASTANLGSGFDALGLALGWHDVVTVETAPAGLLIEIEGAGAGVVPLDERHLLFRAVQAAVSDAGESMPGLIIRCANTIPHSRGLGSSAAAVVAGIAAGFALVGRALDERALDLAARFEGHADNAAASLLGGLVIAWRDGAEGPFRALRLEPHAALRPVVLVPATESATAVTRGLLPERVPLADASFALGRSSLAVAALTGHPELLLAATEDRLHQRHRAAAWPDTMALVTALRAAGVPAAVSGAGPTVFALPADGVLPEDVDLAGFSAYSVPVDTTGVRISIE
- the thrC gene encoding threonine synthase; this encodes MIAAYRDRIAIPTDARIVTLHEGGTPLLPAPYLSDRSGAAVYLKVEGSNPTGSFKDRGMTAAMTHALAEGSKAVICASTGNTSASAAAYSARAGMTCAVLVPSGKIALGKMAQAVAYGARILQVDGNFDDCLELARKTSAEHPITLVNSVNPVRIEGQKTAAFEVCDELGRAPDLHFLPVGNAGNITAYWRGYAEYAADGVVDSTPRMFGFQAAGAAPLVHGRPVAEPETIATAIRVGSPASWAGAVAAKDASNGLFGAVTDEEILAAYRLLAQREGVFVEPASAAGVAGLLKSVEEGRVPPGSVVVCTVTGHGLKDPDTALSTSVRVEPLPVDPAAVARALELV